The following proteins come from a genomic window of Miscanthus floridulus cultivar M001 chromosome 2, ASM1932011v1, whole genome shotgun sequence:
- the LOC136536205 gene encoding uncharacterized protein, whose protein sequence is MKESNCLDPKMEAYCQLVRRLEDKFDGLKLNHITRKYNEAADELAKMASAWALVPPNVFARDLYKPSIDHILVTEEGPSIKPTTGLDAPSAAETLSTKPEVMEVNTKPPQTNQDVDWRIPFLDWLDRGELPSDRIEARWLAR, encoded by the coding sequence atgaaggaatcaaactgcctcgaccccaaaatggaggcgtactgccagttggtacgtcgcctagaagacaagttcgacggtctcaaactaAACCACATcacgcggaagtacaacgaggccgccgacgaattggcaaagatggcctcggcatgggctctggtccccccgaacgtcttcgccagggaCCTCTACAAACCTTCTATTGACCACATCTTGGTgacagaggagggcccatctATCAAACCGACGacggggctcgacgccccctccgCTGCTGAGACtctctcgaccaagcccgaggtcatggaagtcaacaccaagCCTCCCCAGACCAACCAGGACGTGGACTGGCGaatcccattccttgattggcttgatcggggggagcttcctagtgacaggatcgaagcccgatggcttgcgcgctga